A stretch of Candidatus Sphingomonas phytovorans DNA encodes these proteins:
- a CDS encoding sigma-70 family RNA polymerase sigma factor, which produces MGQDCRARRVRRKNTRRGHRATRAMMRPHTLIGSAIAAGDPLPPEDRYEQDRGEPGRASLLGMLYRTHRNRLLRFVRRKGRGEDAEDIVQQAYCRVAGLGQGNLDMIDTPEAYLLKASENLVRDAARARARHAADQHVSDDDVPLQGHDQIAALEARDALRRIEAALARLKPRTREIFLAHRIDGYSYAEIATRTGLSIKTVEMHMTRAITYLHRQRMGQ; this is translated from the coding sequence ATGGGGCAGGACTGTCGCGCGCGTCGCGTGCGGCGGAAGAACACGCGGCGCGGGCATCGCGCGACGCGCGCCATGATGCGCCCGCACACGCTGATCGGCAGCGCGATCGCTGCGGGCGATCCGCTGCCGCCCGAGGACCGATACGAGCAGGACCGAGGCGAGCCAGGCCGGGCATCGTTGCTCGGCATGCTGTATCGCACCCATCGCAACCGACTGCTTCGCTTTGTCCGACGCAAGGGGAGGGGCGAAGATGCTGAAGATATCGTCCAGCAGGCATATTGCCGCGTCGCGGGGCTGGGGCAGGGCAACCTCGACATGATCGACACGCCCGAGGCCTATCTCCTGAAGGCGTCCGAGAATCTCGTCCGCGACGCGGCGAGGGCACGCGCGCGACATGCGGCCGACCAGCATGTAAGCGACGATGATGTGCCGCTCCAGGGGCATGACCAGATTGCGGCGCTCGAGGCGCGCGACGCCCTTCGGCGTATCGAAGCGGCGTTGGCGCGCCTGAAACCGAGGACGCGCGAAATATTTCTCGCGCATCGGATCGATGGTTATAGCTATGCGGAAATTGCCACGCGCACCGGACTCAGTATCAAGACGGTCGAGATGCACATGACCCGCGCCATCACCTATCTTCATCGTCAGCGGATGGGCCAGTGA